In the Quercus lobata isolate SW786 chromosome 5, ValleyOak3.0 Primary Assembly, whole genome shotgun sequence genome, one interval contains:
- the LOC115990411 gene encoding uncharacterized protein LOC115990411: MVVNPRENASVIVLRSGKKVEILVKAAPAMSKQEKEQNIVAEKNIPNDDDDPKRMFSRLFDYKPVPPFPQALAESRKDEQNKDLYETFHRCEVNIPLLDAIKKVPRYNKFLKELCTIKRKQKLRGCENVRVGENVSTVIQRKLPAKCKDPGMFTILCTIGNTRLEKAMTDLGASINVVPYSIYVFLKIGPLNKTGVVIHLVDRSITYLKGVVEDVLVQVNDLVFPADFYVLDMENGDQTTPILLGRPFLKKSKTKIDVHSGTLIMEFDGEIVKFNIYDAMKYPGDDDLVYSIDVIDSLAQEVFELDGKDGMEVAIRKHLKKKNEEIALSIDLQETVGALNDFPKLQQSGNVLYIALPVSNKRPLPSVLHAPIPDLKPLPSHLKYVFLGDGGTLPMIISSKLCAPQEEKLVQVLKEHKTTIGWTITDIKGISPSTCMHHILLEEGARPSNQPQRRLNLPMMDVVKKEILKILEV, translated from the coding sequence ATGGTAGTAAATCCAAGAGAAAATGCAAGTGTAATCGTTTTGAGAAGTGGTAAAAAGGTTGAGATTCTAGTAAAGGCAGCCCCTGCAATGTCGAAgcaagaaaaggagcaaaacaTCGTTGCAGAAAAGAACATTCCCAATGACGATGATGATCCTAAGCGTATGTTTTCGCGTCTTTTTGATTATAAACCAGTACCTCCTTTTCCTCAGGCTTTAGCAGAATCAAGAAAAGATGAgcaaaataaagatttatatgAGACATTTCATAGATGCGAGGTAAATATTCCACTTTTAGATGCTATTAAAAAAGTACCTCGCTATAATAAATTCTTGAAAGAATTGTGTACAATTAAGAGGAAACAGAAACTTAGAGGATGTGAGAATGTGAGAGTAGGAGAGAATGTTTCTACAGTTATTCAAAGAAAACTCCCTGCAAAGTGCAAAGATCCAGGTATGTTTACTATCCTTTGTACGATAGGTAACACTAGACTTGAGAAGGCCATGACAGATTTAGGAGCTTCTATCAATGTCGTGCCATAttctatatatgtttttttgaaaattggtcCTTTGAATAAAACTGGTGTTGTGATTCACTTGGTTGATAGATCTATTACCTATCTTAAGGGTGTAGTTGAGGATGTTCTTGTGCAAGTTAATGATTTGGTTTTCCCTGCTGATTTTTATGTGCTTGATATGGAGAATGGTGATCAAACTACTCCTATTTTGTTAGGAAGACCATTCTTAAAGAAATCCAAGACTAAGATAGATGTTCATAGTGGCACACTTATCATGGAATTTGATGGTGAAATTGTTAAGTTTAATATTTATGATGCCATGAAATATCCTGGTGATGATGATCTTGTTTATTCTATTGATGTAATTGATTCTTTAGCACAAGAAGTTTTTGAACTTGATGGAAAAGATGGAATGGAAGTTGCAATTAGAAAGCATCTTAAGAAAAAGAATGAGGAGATAGCCTTGAGTATTGATTTGCAGGAAACTGTTGGAGCATTAAATGATTTTCCGAAGTTACAGCAGTCAGGTAACGTTCTTTATATTGCGTTACCAGTTTCTAACAAGAGGCCTTTACCTTCTGTTTTGCACGCCCCCATTCCAGATTTGAAGCCTCTCCCCAGTCACCTTAAGTACGTGTTCCTTGGAGATGGAGGAACGTTACCAATGATCATTTCTAGTAAACTTTGTGCACCGCAAGAAGAAAAGCTTGTGCAAGTCCTTAAGGAGCATAAGACGACTATTGGTTGGACAATTACAGATATTAAAGGAATTAGCCCGTCTACATGCATGCATCATATCTTACTTGAAGAGGGAGCAAGACCTTCCAATCAACCACAAAGAAGACTGAACCTGCCCATGATGGATGTAGTGAAGAAGGAGATCCTCAAAATTCTTGAAGTTTAA